The Notolabrus celidotus isolate fNotCel1 chromosome 23, fNotCel1.pri, whole genome shotgun sequence region ACATGTCGACTCTctgtctggtgtgtttgtgaAACTTACCCACATCTCTTATAGTGATGTAACCAGGCAGCAACCAACTGTGTTGAAAACTGGAGACAATGAGGAagtgaaaacaaattaaattccTCAAGTATCCACTTCAGACTGACTCAAGAAACCAAGAAAACAATGTAAGAGCCAATATTACAACTACAGCTTTTACAGAAGAATTAGACTTGtttataattataatgataataacaatagtaataatagtaatgcttataagtataataataatagtaataatgataattatataaattatatatataatataagtaataaaatgtatagtaataaaaataataataataatagtaatgacaaTTATAgtcataataattataataataaaaatgataaatagtataataataattatactaaaagtaatactaataattataataatgataaccaATTAATGgttattataataaaacaagtaaaaaatagtataataataatgatattgatagtaatgataattataaagtaatactaataattataataataatcataaccaATTAATGATCATTATAATACAACAAGTAATAAATAgtataatgataatagtaataataataatattaataatgatagtaatgatAATTATAGTAGTGAACCTAATAATCATAATCAgcgataataatagtaataatgataattatattaatgatcattataataataaagagtataataataaagataatagtaattataataatagtaataataataatgatacttttTGTAATAAAAGTTATATTCATAATaagtgtaataataaaaataataaaagttaaaaataataatgaaaataatcatgataataatgataatactagTAATcacataataattataatagtagtgttaataaaagtaataattgaTAACAataaacataatataataataataataataacaggaataatactgaaaataatgaaataagtaTAATAATACCTATAAggattaaaataagaataaaaacaataataacaataataaactttatttatatactacTTGTCAAAACAGTGCGACaaagtgcttttaaaaaattaagTAAAAGAGAAGTGTGAGGAATACTTTTagtatataaaaaagaaaacagaacagcGAGTTCAGCGACATAACAGCCGCAAAAAGACTTAAAATGAGAAGTTGATAAAAAGGGTAGACCACcaaagaaggaaaggaataaAAAGAGTTGAAAAAGTTTACAacatggtacaaaaaaacaaatcccTGCCCTTCCTTGTGAGTACGTGGAATGCCAatcaaggcagggagagcagcagcaaagacccctgagtacagaacagagcgagcatcagtaaCTAAAATGAAATTTTTAACTGAAACTTTTAAGAGAAAGAGGTTTTCAGACCCCGCTGTAGTCCACAAAGAGGAAAGACTTGACGACACATTGCTTCACCTGCGGGTGTGTGCTGATGTTATCACAACATCCTCATTACAACAGGGAACAACGGGGCTGATGGGAAGTGAAGTTTCACGGTGTGTTGCACTTAAACAAGAATGAATTGTTGTGACCTCTTCGCACTGCTCCTAACATGTCTGATCAGTCTAACTGCTAAacctgtgacctttgacctttgaccgcTTGTCTGTGTCTGCCAGGATCCAGTCACCGGTCTTCTCCCGAGCAGTCCCGATCAGCCTCACTCCTGGGTCAGAGACAATGTTTACAGCGTGGTGTCGGTGTGGGCCCTCAGCCTGGCCTACAGGAAGAACGCCGACAGGGACGAGGACAAGGCCAAGGCCTACGAACTGGAGCAGGTACGCGGGTCGCGGGTCTGTGAGAGGTTGAACTGTGTCGGACTGAAGTTCAGTCCGTGTGGGGGCCCCCCGTGCTGGTTTCATGTTTCTCTGTTGAACTCCAGGAGTCACATGTTGGAAGTGTTGACATTTCCCCGTCTTTCCCTTTGCAGAGTGTGGTGAAGCTGATGAGAGGAATCCTGCAGGGCATAATGAGGCAGGTATGTTGTCTCAAACACACTCCTTGATCCACGTCATAATGTAGCCTTGGGTCTCGGTGTCACCCTGTTGTTCTCATGCGCGTACAAACACACTGGACTGTGTTGTAGCAATACAGAAGAGGATAAACCGAGGTAATGCGTCCATTGAAGCCTCAAATTAATTGTTGCCGGACAGCTTGattcatgtgaccgaggttttcccgccgTAATCACTGAattcaaggattctcctcctcctcctcctctcctcatccatgttgtctttctggtcctctgaaaacctctgacctgttgactccaggcctggctcccctcatcatgactttggtttgtcgttgtagttaagtgaaatacgatctggtgataacacagagtgttttattctgaaaattaaccggatgttttcattttgttttggtgaaacctgacttcctgtcccgatccatctgctctgttgagattgatgcgtcgtgctccagcatccggcacaaatagaagtctgcCGGAttagagacgcagccggaacgcaacagagtggatccagtggaagttaacacattgactagaatagaaacctattagaTCTGGtgccgacctgccagatcagagacagaccggacacagatctggtggaatttagccaTAAGAAGACATTGAGTACaagtgcagtttgctcttgttttgcgtcatGAACCATCAGCATCTTCACCTGAGTTACAGACTGATTCAACCCCTGCAATTTTTAGCACtgccacattggcttcatattttgagaccggaggttgccgcttgggttacAGTCCTCATCGATTTCTGATCCCCACAGGGTTTACTGCATGCTGTCCCCAAAAACAACCGTCTCAAAATATGCAGCTGTTCAGGTTCCCGGACGTTGAACCTaaactcttcaatttttttccaaaacaatgagctgaaagaaGCTACAGCGTGCTGCAGAACTGTCCCACTCCTCTTCATCCTTTTATGTATTGCTTATTGAAAATGAAGAATGTGGGAACTCAAATtctgctctacctccccctttcttttttttaaaatacttacTTTTCATATTGCTCCGTTGTCCTCCAGCTTGATAAGGTGGAGAAGTTCAAATACAGCAGAAgtacctcagactctctccacgCCAAGTACAACACCAGGACCTGCGCTACTGTTGTCGGGGACGACCAGTGGGGTCACCTGCAGGTCGACGCCACCTCACTCTTCCTGCTTTTCCTCGCTCAGATGACGGCGTCGGGTAAATCTGAACAAATCAGTCACAGTTCCACCGTTACACTTTATGTTAAGACACAAGATCATCTCAGAAatcgtctctctgtgttttttcatcAGGTCTGCACATCATCTACACCCAAGACGAGGTGGACGTCGTTCAGAACCTCATGTTCTACATCGAGGCGGCTTACAAAGTGGCGGTAGGTGTTTGTTTATCGTCAACACTCTGGATTCTTTATTAATATAATCACCTTTTTTCTGAAGCCTGTAAAATGAAATCAAcactgacttcttcttcttcttctggttcCTCTCAGGATTATGGgatgtgggagagaggagacaaaacCAACCAGGGCATCACTGAGATCAACGCCAGCTCTATCGGCATGGCTAAggttaagacacacacacacacacacacacacacacacacacacacacacacacacacacacacacacacacacacacacacacacacacacaaacacacacacaaaaacgtaaaagtagagctgggcgatattgaaaacgATGTTATTACGATGAAATATATCATATCAGTGGATATCGATaaatatcacaataaaatatatcagtGGATATCGATAAATATAACGATAAAATATATCAGTGGATATCGATAAATATAACGATAAAATATATCAGTGGATATCGATAAATATAACGATAAAATATATCAGTGGATATCGATAAATATAACGATAAAATATATCAGTGGATATCGATAAATATAACGATAAAATATATCAGTGGATATCGATAAATATAACGATAAAATATATCAGTGGATATCGATAAATATAACGATAAAATATATCAGTGGATATCGATAaatatcacgataaaatatatCAGTGGATATCGATAAATGTCACGATAAAATATATCAGTGGATATCGATAaatatcacgataaaatatatCAGTGGATATCGATAAATATAACGATAAAATATATCAGTGGATATCGATAAATATAACGATAAAATATATCAGTGGACATCAATAAATATAACGATAAAATATATCAGTGGATATCGATAAATATAACGATAAAATATATCAGTGGACATCAATAAATATAACGATAAAATATATCAGTGGATATCGATAATTATTAcgataaaatatataatatcaGTGGATTTCGATGAATGTCACGATAAAATATATCATATCATTGGATTTTGATGAAtgtcacgataaaatatttcatatcagtggatatcgataattatcacgataaaatgtaTCATATCAGTCAATGTctataattatcacgataaaatagaTCATATCAGTGGATATCGATAAATATCATATtagcgcccctccctttccagtggttagggggtgtaattacaggtttatttatatagttttTTTTGTCTAACAGGCGACCTttgcgacgaggactacagcctctgtatgtggggcgcttagacggctaggccaccaacgcctCTATATCTAatgtttatcaaacatttgttacatttatattgagaaagATGATCTCGCGATAATAATCGTTAttgatttatcgcccagccctacgtTACAGCAGCAGGTAGATGGAGTAGCCTGAGTGCTGAGTGAGAGCAGAACAGGTGCTCCAGTAAAACATCTCTGGCAGGGTTGAAGGTGTCTCGTCACTGTGGCGGCCTTTACGCCGACCTTTTGGTGACCCAGACTCTTTAAAGTGACTCTGGATCAGGGGGAAGGAGTTTGTTTTGGTACGGAGTGTACACACAGTTGCACCAATTCCTGTACAGACGAATCTAATCCTGCTGTCCGTTAAATCCCTCTCAAAGACAGAAGCCCGTCATTTTTAGGTGATTGAGAACAAAACATGTTGTCTCAATCCGTACACAGCTGCAGATCAAAGCAAACATCAGCTCTCCTGCAGGATGTTGCAGAATGTGAAGTTTTTACTCAGTCTCTGTCTCCGGGGCTGACCCAGCTCCGTCCTTGCCAGGCTGTGTTCAGGAGGTATCGGGTTCTCTGTGGTCTTCCAAGAATGGCCTCTCTCTCAGAATAACACAGCACTAGCAGTACTCtgaacgaacacacacacacacacacacacacacacacacacacacacacacacagtgggttTAATTTAAGACTTTGGAAAGAGGCACCTCTGCAGGAAGTTCCCTCTGGCATCGACGCGCAGTTAGGAGTCTTTTATGAAGGGAAGGCATGATTTGATTGTTATTAGGGAGGCCCCAAAATGAAGATTCTTGGCCGAAACAGAAACACTAAAATTAATGaatatgccaattattagtaccattgcatttttggctctgactgtgtactaacctcactaaaatcaaggatctcattgaacatatcagacaacgagggtgcatgcccctcatctggttcagagagacgagtccttttttctgcgctctgttctccgtctccaagcgggttctccgcatccattgcagcctggatcatttcttgtgTGCGCTGCTtcattcccacatccaagtaatgatctttataacgtggatcaagtacagtcacaataaagtgcagaggatctgaatagatcttaGTGAAACATGAGCTGACAGACTctagtgtacttttcattgttttcactccgtggtccgtctcaatcTCTTTGCTTAGAaaacgctttagtgctgcagttaaaggaagaacggatgcagaccatagactgtaaataaaaatggacagcgttgctccgcctcttcccgttgtacggttctgaagccaaaaaatccctctcctgggtgctgccattgtgcagccagagcctgtgaagccactgtaataagctccgccctacagcgtagcgtcacgagACGCTGTGTGTCATTTGAAGTTTCACaatacggcggctgtgaatcaaaggaaaccaggaagtaaaaccccgttttttaaactctaataactaacgaagaagaaacttttcaggaaaaagaggccttggacacaaaacagtcaaataccaactacatatcaccacagcatacggatgtgagaaacattcgtatgacgtgtatttattttttaaagtttgactgggggagacagattttttgacctatactgcagccagccactagggggcagacacactgctgaaagcctcaccaccaggtaTCCGGCTACCTTAATGCAGACAtattggcccttatccagacaagcgttTACTGGCcgcggtttttgcttgcgtcatcacaacattttgtttcggtgataaaagtctttcggacgaaaaccgaaaatgcactttttggccattttcaaattttcagtgcatccctacttgTTATAATATCAGTGGTGGGTAAGGTATCCTACAAATAACTACTACAAAAGCCTCATTAGCTTCCCTACATTTACTGACTTAGTTAGAAGTAATTTTCTGTATATTTACAgtccatcaaaacaaacgttTTTTGTTTCCCCTCCATTTTTTTCCAGTAAAAAAACTTGCGTTGGTATCAGAAATCCAACTTTAATTCCCTACACAGCACCAGAATCTGTTTATTTGTTAATGTTACATGAATAAATGATGTAACCTGGATTATACTATAAAAAGAAATAATCCCAGAAGAGTTCTGACCAAATTTTGTGGTAATCTGCGTGCAAGCTAAGCCAGAGCGCTCCTCTTCCACACGCCACAGTTTACTACACACTACAACTACACTGTTTAATGCTGGTCACATGACCGCTGTGTGTCCTGCAGGCCGCTCTGGAGGCTCTGGATGAACTCAACCTGTTTGGAGCCAAAGGTGGACCTGGATCTGTGGTGCACGCTTTAGCTGACGACATACAGCACTGTCAGGTACACACACGGATGCATAGACAGCACTGACTTTGATTTTAGATGTCTTACGACTAATCAAGCTCCCCTCTGTCTCGCTCCCTCCTCAGTCCATCCTGACGTCCATGCTACCTCGTGCGTCCATCTCTAAGGAAGTGGATGCCGGAGTCTTGGCGATCATCTCCTATCCGGCCTTCGCTGTGGAGGACATAAGCATCGTCAACTTGACAAAGGAGGAGATCATCTCCAAGCTGCAGGTATAGAGGAGTGCATGGAAGAAAGCTTGTTtgggctgtatgctctaccctGACCTTGCTGAcgtcctctctgtctgtgattCAGGGTCGATACGGCTGCTGCAGGTTTCTCAGGGACGGACACAAAACACCAAAAGAGGTAAACAGTCTGTACCGGTGATTGTTCCCTTTTTGTCCCTGATGTAAATGAATATTCTTGCAGTAGATCATCTTTCAGAAGCCCTCAGTttctgttgtgttctctgtctctccagGATCCAAACCGTCTCTACTACGAGTCCGCAGAGCTGAAGCTGTTCGAGAACATCGAGTGCGAGTGGCCGCTCTTCTGGACCTACCTCATACTGGACGGCATCTTCATCAACAGCCCCGAACAGGTCTTTAAACACCAGCGTTTGTGCTCCCAGCTCCGTATCCTGTCCGTGTCCTGGTGAATATTAACGACAGGTGTAATTTGAATTCATGAATGAAGGTTCAGGAGTACCAGGAGGCTCTGGAGGGGATCCTGATCAAACAGAAAGACGGGATTAGACTGGTGCCAGAGCTCTACAGTGTTCCTCCAGAGAAGGTAAGACTCTTCTTTTTACAACGGGGTAACAACAACTCtgccatgtcccatctgtttcaatggaggaggcgggctttaagacGCCTTTACTGCAGGcagccagtagggggagctcttgGCTTTACTTTTGTGGAGCTGtgatttcctctgtgtgtgttgtctttatttgttctgttgtttgtgtgaatccaggtggaggaggagtaCGTGAACCCTCACTCCGTGGAGAGGATCtcggtggggaaatgtcctctGAAATGGGGACAGTCTCTGTACATCCTGGGAAACCTCCTGACCGAGGTGAGCTAACGTTTCATTTACAAACTCAGAGTAAACTAGAAGGAGATAAACTAGATTATGATCCTGGTTGAGAGCTAAGGTGTTTTTCAACCGAAGGAACCAGGGTCTCGattttgtgagggatgcatctggctaagagtctccagttaacagggtcgctgtttaaaccaaaacaccggccgatctcttccacggctttttgagttcaaaaggattttaaagccgtgttgaaacgtctttgctactcgcacttatctcctctcacgtgttgattcagtgaatccatctgtgatgaaatatagcaccatctaaaacagcgccagctgagtctcttcatgctaacaggctaactgttgtgttgctcataatgatacctgcctgtccgtctgcttctatggtgtcatctgtgatgaatggcattcctctttgttttactgccctctactggtctggtggtgtagtgaatttacttatttttctgcatacgtcactggcctgatttgcacaatctacccgggacttcagcccgtgttattttaatgtttaaattgCTGAACTTTGGATTTTTGAGGTTATGTAATGTTCTTTAACTCAGGGAGGGCAAACACAGTTTTATTGTGTTAGAATAATAAGAAGATTCCTCagggtttcaatagggccttcgctGCCACTGCGTGTCAGTGCTCGGCCCCTAAAATTaaggacattttttaatctgtctCCTTCTTCAGGGATTTCTGGCTCCCGGAGAGATCGATCCTCTGAACAGACGTTTCTCCACCGTCCCCAAACCTGACGTGGTCGTTCAGGGTGAGTGTGCAGAACACTTACTTAGAGGTGTAGATATGTCATTTAGTTTTCTATACGCTGCAGTGACTGTTCCTGggtttttcctcctcctgtagTGTCGATTCTGGCAGAAACAGAGGAGAtcaaagagctgctgctgaagaaCGGTATCGATGTGGAGACTGTCGCTGACATCCATCCCATCCACGTGCAGCCATCCAGAGTCCTGAGCCACATCTATGCAAGACTTGGTATGAACTCTGGGGGACGTGTCAGCTTTTCCTGGGTGGAAtgtttttgatgattttaaGATAAAGAAATTAAAGCAACAGTTTCTCAAAGGTCAACGTCTTGTCTCCCTCCTGCAGGTCGTAACCCGAGGCTGGGTCTGACGGGTCGGCCCTACAGGAGGATTGGAGTACTGGGAACCTCCAAGTTCTACATCATCAGGAACACCATGTTCTCGTTCACACCTCAGGtgaaaaccaagcggcaacctccggtcttaaaatatgaagcccatgcagaaggaagtgctagaaactgcagttcctccagcgtccactagaggctggctgcagaaagatcggaaaccacgtacacacccattcaaagaagacaatctttacagcagatataaacatgtttacagcctggttcaaaaatagctgaatagctcatttctctatctcacactagctcgtacgaagttaggttgagttcagcatttccaatatggcgtccaCCATAACAACGGAGAGTGAATCATCCAGTTAAAGTCaatatatgtaaaataaaaagtcccatcatccctctgtgtgtttatcaAACCCTCCAGTTCATCGACCATCAACAGTTCTACTTGGCGTTGGACAACAAAATGATCGTGGAGTCGTTGAGGACGGAGATCTCCTACCTCGCCTCCAGGTGGAGGATGACCGGACGACCCACCATCACCTTCCCCATTTCACAGTCCATGCTGAGTAGGCACGAACACACACTTCAGCTTGATCTGAATAATGCCTCTTATCACCTTTGATTaatcctcagtgtgtgtgtttcagctgaaGACCGCACAGACTTGGACCCTGCAGTCGTGGCCACGCTGAAGAAGCTACAGGACGGATATTATGGAGGAGCCAGGTGAGTTACACGGAGGACACCGAGGTCATGGGCTAACAGCGCCCATCATcttagatgtaatatttagaagtGTTTGTCATGCTGAAGCCAACGTACCATGAAAAATATCAAGAAGTCAAGATacagactcttcttcttcttcttcttcttcttcttcttcttcttcttcttcttcttcttcttcttcttcttcttcttcttcttcttcttcttcttcttcttcttcttcttcttcttcttcttcttcttcttcttcttcttcttctcttcttcttcttcttcttcttcttcttccaggaTCCAGACGGGGAAGCTGTCGGAGCTAATGACCACTTCCTGTTTCGCTCACCTGAGCTTCCTGGACGGTAAGGCTTCTGGCAGCATGAGCCGCCCCGACGAAgagtatgatgatgatgatgatgaggctgGCGCCGATGGATACGTGCATGAGTTACGGAATGATgatggtaagaaaaaaaaaaacaggctgatGGACGGATGGGGAGGAATGGTGACACCAGGGATAGAAGGAATCTCTCACTTTGTTTCCTGTCGCTGGTTTGACCATTccctcagagacacacacacatgtctcATGTTGTACTAACAGGAAGTGGAACATGAACCCATTTTGAAATCCGGCTTTTCTTACGACTGAGTATCCTCACTT contains the following coding sequences:
- the phka1a gene encoding phosphorylase b kinase regulatory subunit alpha, skeletal muscle isoform isoform X4 — encoded protein: MRSRSNSGVKLDNYARMVHQTILRHQDPVTGLLPSSPDQPHSWVRDNVYSVVSVWALSLAYRKNADRDEDKAKAYELEQSVVKLMRGILQGIMRQLDKVEKFKYSRSTSDSLHAKYNTRTCATVVGDDQWGHLQVDATSLFLLFLAQMTASGLHIIYTQDEVDVVQNLMFYIEAAYKVADYGMWERGDKTNQGITEINASSIGMAKAALEALDELNLFGAKGGPGSVVHALADDIQHCQSILTSMLPRASISKEVDAGVLAIISYPAFAVEDISIVNLTKEEIISKLQGRYGCCRFLRDGHKTPKEDPNRLYYESAELKLFENIECEWPLFWTYLILDGIFINSPEQVQEYQEALEGILIKQKDGIRLVPELYSVPPEKVEEEYVNPHSVERISVGKCPLKWGQSLYILGNLLTEGFLAPGEIDPLNRRFSTVPKPDVVVQVSILAETEEIKELLLKNGIDVETVADIHPIHVQPSRVLSHIYARLGRNPRLGLTGRPYRRIGVLGTSKFYIIRNTMFSFTPQFIDHQQFYLALDNKMIVESLRTEISYLASRWRMTGRPTITFPISQSMLTEDRTDLDPAVVATLKKLQDGYYGGARIQTGKLSELMTTSCFAHLSFLDGKASGSMSRPDEEYDDDDDEAGADGYVHELRNDDEADDLAQYLDHLLAHAAPKKPKQPVKGLGRFKAAATKAKEMMSLMNKAQDLDVHNVNMYLPNKLFRTRHPSLNLNLPDPVEEAQVPEVRITSESEIPRDASGAIDHNALAQMLKDTQNLQDQADILYILFKDKGMDWDTRLQGKGTTVRTLLADLYEKAGELKHWSLIRMISGMLRKKVEELDSACSDLLAHQKHLTVGLPPEPREKTITAPIPPDQLAALIDEASDNNISVVILTQEIMVYLAMSIRTQPSLFSEMFRLRIGLIIQVMATELAQSLNCSGEEATESLMGLSPSELKNLLHHILSGKEFGVQRSIRELDAGVSPAISIHHLGNTGATKSERAGISKLKSDMKMAEHRLSLSDPSKEPRLSLTDPSEIDRRVSLSDSVKRYRLPSIESLDIPECIPAAKDTKHGQWLRRRRLDGALNRVPVGFYQKVWKILQKCHGLSIEGFVLPSSTTREMTPGEIKFSVHVETVLNRVPQPEYRQLLVEAILVLTMLADVEIPSIGSIIHVEKIVHLANDMFYKDQRDLGAEESILERDPSTGVCRLLYDSAPSGRFGSMTYLTKAVADYVQDFLPSGSCAVQ
- the phka1a gene encoding phosphorylase b kinase regulatory subunit alpha, skeletal muscle isoform isoform X2, with the protein product MRSRSNSGVKLDNYARMVHQTILRHQDPVTGLLPSSPDQPHSWVRDNVYSVVSVWALSLAYRKNADRDEDKAKAYELEQSVVKLMRGILQGIMRQLDKVEKFKYSRSTSDSLHAKYNTRTCATVVGDDQWGHLQVDATSLFLLFLAQMTASGLHIIYTQDEVDVVQNLMFYIEAAYKVADYGMWERGDKTNQGITEINASSIGMAKAALEALDELNLFGAKGGPGSVVHALADDIQHCQSILTSMLPRASISKEVDAGVLAIISYPAFAVEDISIVNLTKEEIISKLQGRYGCCRFLRDGHKTPKEDPNRLYYESAELKLFENIECEWPLFWTYLILDGIFINSPEQVQEYQEALEGILIKQKDGIRLVPELYSVPPEKVEEEYVNPHSVERISVGKCPLKWGQSLYILGNLLTEGFLAPGEIDPLNRRFSTVPKPDVVVQVSILAETEEIKELLLKNGIDVETVADIHPIHVQPSRVLSHIYARLGRNPRLGLTGRPYRRIGVLGTSKFYIIRNTMFSFTPQFIDHQQFYLALDNKMIVESLRTEISYLASRWRMTGRPTITFPISQSMLTEDRTDLDPAVVATLKKLQDGYYGGARIQTGKLSELMTTSCFAHLSFLDGKASGSMSRPDEEYDDDDDEAGADGYVHELRNDDEADDLAQYLDHLLAHAAPKKPKQPVKGLGRFKAAATKAKEMMSLMNKAQDLDVHNVNMYLPNKLFRTRHPSLNLNLPDPVEEAQVPEVRITSESEIPRDASGAIDHNALAQMLKDTQNLQDQADILYILFKDKGMDWDTRLQGKGTTVRTLLADLYEKAGELKHWSLIRMISGMLRKKVEELDSACSDLLAHQKHLTVGLPPEPREKTITAPIPPDQLAALIDEASDNNISVVILTQEIMVYLAMSIRTQPSLFSEMFRLRIGLIIQVMATELAQSLNCSGEEATESLMGLSPSELKNLLHHILSGKEFGVQRSIRELDAGVSPAISIHHLGNTGATKSERAGISKLKSDMKMAEHRLSLSDPSKEPRLSLTDPSEIDRRVSLSDSVKSMRSFSVDIEGIESGRYRLPSIESLDIPECIPAAKDTKHGQWLRRRRLDGALNRVPVGFYQKVWKILQKCHGLSIEGFVLPSSTTREMTPGEIKFSVHVETVLNRVPQPEYRQLLVEAILVLTMLADVEIPSIGSIIHVEKIVHLANDMFYKDQRDLGAEESILERDPSTGVCRLLYDSAPSGRFGSMTYLTKAVADYVQDFLPSGSCAVQ